The following proteins are encoded in a genomic region of Arachis stenosperma cultivar V10309 chromosome 4, arast.V10309.gnm1.PFL2, whole genome shotgun sequence:
- the LOC130975856 gene encoding F-box protein CPR1-like yields MEMEFGWNGRLKCVSKLWNTLISDPHFAESHLHLSAAPTHVCLFISGNSKACSVDIDAAFHDYNCATAAKERACSLTPSTAFFVAWNPVTGSSKRVSYSHIASRSNPVTPSLYGFGYDASQDDYLVVVASQDKNGQDHFDCLSLRTNSSTNLDFALSKPLGRSSWESRGFFLNGAIHWSSCTLRVRDYSILIFDLKERCFSTISMPEQVMGYLNPTHLGLLGGCLALYSYGCDKTNIWVMKEYKVHSSWTFYPILVVVNSLRLYAYPMAIRIRRTMSNKERELGANDSTETLSYVVNKVLASSARSSF; encoded by the exons ATGGAAATGGAATTTGGCTGGAAC GGTCGCCTGAAGTGCGTTTCGAAGCTTTGGAACACTCTCATCTCCGATCCACACTTTGCGGAATCGCATCTTCACCTCTCTGCGGCACCCACCCATGTATGCCTCTTCATAAGTGGCAACTCTAAGGCTTGCTCCGTTGACATTGATGCAGCATTTCACGACTACAATTGTGCTACTGCAGCAAAAGAG AGGGCTTGTTCTCTTACACCAAGCACCGCATTTTTTGTCGCATGGAATCCAGTGACTGGATCCAGCAAAAGAGTATCCTACTCTCACATTGCTTCTCGTAGTAATCCCGTTACTCCTTCTTTGTATGGATTTGGTTACGATGCTTCACAGGATGACTACTTAGTTGTTGTAGCTTCTCAGGATAAGAATGGCCAAGACCACTTTGATTGCTTGTCTTTGAGAACCAATTCATCGACTAATCTTGATTTTGCACTCTCCAAACCCTTGGGTAGGAGCAGCTGGGAATCTCGTGGGTTCTTCTTGAATGGCGCTATTCATTGGTCGTCCTGCACTCTTAGAGTTAGAGATTATAGTATTCTTATATTTGATTTGAAGGAAAGATGTTTCTCAACTATATCTATGCCTGAACAAGTGATGGGTTATCTCAATCCCACTCATCTCGGCCTACTAGGAGGGTGCCTGGCCTTGTATTCTTATGGATGCGATAAAACTAACATATGGGTGATGAAAGAATACAAAGTGCATTCATCTTGGACTTTCTATCCGATTCTGGTGGTCGTGAACAGTCTGCGCCTCTATGCTTATCCAATG GCCATCAGGATCAGAAGAACGATGTCAAACAAGGAAAGAGAACTAGGAGCGAATGACTCAACAGAGACACTTAGTTATGTTGTAAATAAAgtgttggcaagttcagctaGAAGCAGCTTCTag